In Vibrio sp. STUT-A11, a genomic segment contains:
- the glpT gene encoding glycerol-3-phosphate transporter, translating into MFGIFKPKAHIDRLSPDSIDSTYSRLRWQLFIGIFVGYAGYYLVRKNFSLAMPYLIEQGFSRGDLGVALAAVSIAYGLSKFLMGSVSDRSNPRYFLSGGLLMSALVMFCFGFMPWATGSVTAMFILLFLNGWFQGMGWPACGRTMVHWWSRKERGEIVSVWNVAHNVGGGLIGPLFILGLWAFNDDWRTAFYVPAFFATLVAVFIWMTVRDTPQSCGLPSIEEYKDDYPDDYDKSHEQEMTAKEIFFKYVFNNKLLWSIAIANAFVYLIRYGVLDWAPVYLKEAKDFSVDKSSWAYFLYEWAGIPGTLLCGWISDKLFKGRRAPAGILFMALVTVAVLVYWFNPAGNPTVDMMALIAIGFLIYGPVMLIGLYALELAPKKAAGTAAGLTGLFGYLGGAVAANAILGYTVDHFGWDGGFMILIGSCITSIVCLTYAFLGERAHHEQKEREKEALA; encoded by the coding sequence ATGTTTGGAATATTCAAACCTAAGGCGCACATTGATCGTCTATCCCCAGACAGTATTGATAGCACCTACTCTCGTCTACGTTGGCAGCTTTTCATTGGTATTTTTGTCGGCTATGCGGGCTATTATCTGGTCCGAAAAAACTTTAGTTTGGCCATGCCATACCTTATTGAGCAAGGCTTCAGTCGTGGAGATCTCGGGGTTGCGCTTGCCGCTGTGTCTATCGCATATGGACTGTCTAAGTTCTTGATGGGCAGTGTGTCTGACCGCTCTAACCCTCGTTACTTCCTAAGTGGCGGCTTGTTAATGTCGGCGCTGGTCATGTTCTGCTTTGGTTTTATGCCATGGGCAACGGGCAGTGTAACAGCGATGTTTATCCTGTTGTTTCTAAACGGTTGGTTCCAAGGTATGGGATGGCCAGCATGTGGCCGAACTATGGTTCACTGGTGGTCGCGTAAAGAGCGTGGTGAGATTGTTTCTGTTTGGAACGTTGCCCATAACGTGGGTGGCGGTTTGATCGGGCCACTATTTATTCTCGGTCTCTGGGCTTTTAACGACGACTGGCGTACCGCATTTTACGTTCCTGCTTTTTTTGCCACGTTGGTCGCGGTCTTTATCTGGATGACGGTTCGAGATACTCCTCAATCTTGTGGTCTTCCGTCGATTGAAGAGTACAAAGATGACTACCCAGATGATTACGATAAATCTCACGAACAGGAAATGACGGCGAAGGAGATCTTCTTTAAGTATGTGTTCAACAACAAGTTATTATGGTCGATCGCAATTGCCAACGCATTTGTTTACTTAATTCGCTACGGTGTGTTGGACTGGGCACCAGTTTATCTCAAAGAAGCGAAGGATTTCTCGGTAGACAAATCTTCTTGGGCTTACTTCCTGTATGAGTGGGCAGGTATCCCTGGCACGCTATTGTGTGGTTGGATTTCCGACAAGCTGTTCAAAGGACGTCGTGCTCCTGCGGGTATTCTGTTTATGGCACTGGTGACCGTTGCGGTTCTAGTTTACTGGTTCAATCCAGCAGGCAATCCGACCGTAGATATGATGGCCCTGATCGCGATTGGCTTCTTGATTTACGGCCCTGTCATGCTGATTGGTTTGTATGCGCTTGAGTTAGCGCCGAAGAAAGCAGCAGGTACAGCAGCCGGTCTGACAGGATTATTTGGCTACTTAGGTGGTGCGGTCGCTGCCAACGCCATTCTTGGCTATACGGTTGACCACTTTGGTTGGGATGGCGGGTTTATGATCCTAATCGGCTCATGTATTACTTCTATTGTGTGTTTGACCTATGCGTTTTTGGGCGAACGCGCGCATCACGAGCAAAAAGAGCGTGAAAAGGAAGCGCTGGCGTAA
- the dapD gene encoding 2,3,4,5-tetrahydropyridine-2,6-dicarboxylate N-succinyltransferase: MAFFSLAFGAATKNRDGKIIEAFFPNPVLNPSDKLVNALAAVAGYEQGNQAIEISAAQSAELASAFEANGDAANASFATKAAESAQPLVLVILASDEQPQSVAEGFLKLQLISNRLVKPHGTVLDGIFGLLHNIAWTNEGPIDLPELADRQIEARLAGRTLSVDCVDKFPKMVDYVVPTGVRIADTSRVRLGAHVGEGTTVMHEGFINFNAGTTGVSMVEGRISAGVVVGNGSDIGGGASIMGTLSGGGTVVVSIGENSLLGANAGLGFPLGDRCTLESGLYVTAGTKVRMLDKEGNEVEIVKGRDLAGVSDLLFRRNSQTGQVECLANKSAVELNSELHSNN; encoded by the coding sequence ATGGCTTTCTTTTCTCTAGCCTTTGGTGCGGCAACTAAAAACCGTGACGGTAAAATCATCGAAGCGTTTTTTCCAAACCCAGTTCTTAACCCAAGCGACAAGCTAGTAAACGCGCTAGCGGCGGTAGCTGGATACGAGCAAGGCAACCAAGCTATCGAGATCTCTGCAGCACAAAGCGCAGAACTTGCATCAGCTTTCGAAGCTAACGGTGATGCTGCAAACGCATCATTTGCAACTAAAGCAGCAGAATCTGCACAACCACTTGTTTTGGTTATCCTAGCTTCTGACGAGCAGCCACAATCTGTTGCTGAAGGTTTCCTAAAGCTACAACTTATCTCTAACCGTTTGGTTAAGCCACACGGCACCGTTCTGGATGGCATCTTCGGTCTGCTACACAACATCGCTTGGACAAACGAAGGCCCAATCGACCTGCCTGAACTAGCAGATCGTCAAATCGAAGCTCGTTTGGCTGGCCGCACACTAAGCGTAGATTGTGTCGACAAGTTCCCTAAAATGGTCGACTACGTGGTACCAACTGGCGTCCGTATCGCTGACACATCTCGTGTACGTCTTGGCGCACACGTGGGCGAAGGTACAACGGTTATGCACGAAGGTTTCATCAACTTCAACGCTGGTACAACAGGCGTGAGCATGGTTGAAGGCCGTATTTCTGCGGGTGTTGTTGTTGGTAATGGTTCAGACATCGGTGGTGGCGCATCTATCATGGGTACGCTATCTGGTGGCGGTACTGTGGTGGTTTCTATCGGTGAAAACTCACTTCTAGGCGCGAACGCGGGTCTTGGTTTCCCACTAGGTGACCGTTGTACGCTTGAGTCAGGTCTATACGTAACTGCTGGTACTAAAGTACGTATGCTGGATAAAGAAGGTAACGAAGTAGAAATCGTTAAAGGTCGTGACCTTGCAGGCGTATCGGACCTACTATTCCGTCGTAACTCTCAAACTGGTCAGGTTGAGTGTCTTGCGAACAAGAGCGCGGTTGAATTGAACAGCGAACTGCACTCAAATAACTAA
- a CDS encoding PKD domain-containing protein, with translation MYKLSSLVIALFLVGCGGGGGGGGDSSGNIRVFSPQPTVDIVGHTMLPLTAHIAFDSKGVATQEIHVGVTSESPLVKTAEIVFTSETGGILKVDLEPGYKAGNGTTQHQISMLACFDEYCNEHVPGSPINATINYSVELNEQAILLEDEAIHYHAATNALVDNNLKQRTIRLSGNHGDQLKLSRSEGEVRVNQLSMTPKAYDVYTALIDLKLPHNLAVGDYSGDLELNVCYDEQCDYPVAGSPLQVPMDFVIETPTQTGSNALAVNERLKFEYEVLQAAYVPGLNLLVMTSDSPTNQLYVYDLATGETHSFSLSNQPVSLTVDTLAKQGRVVVATEYQAEVFDFNSADLATPTRQHISTSYNAPSIAVRRDDLFAAGSNLEKIDISTKSSKISEGVDWYSPDIKLGSNGEVLLGLEANLSPQSFSGVFVESGQWNLPNTEDEYHGDHSHGGVFWFDKAGEHYIDGDGNYYTLKDGNRLDLKWAGKLPLSELSGTYRPSITAFIDTGSEYVIAEGEQSRQLRVIDKMSDTVTESFAATNREVSWGDKEEHIQFAFVADGGEIYMIKSLNDYTTSWEYAQPELVRVK, from the coding sequence ATGTACAAACTGAGTTCTTTGGTTATTGCGTTATTTTTGGTCGGCTGCGGAGGTGGTGGCGGTGGCGGTGGTGATAGCAGCGGTAATATTCGCGTATTCAGCCCACAGCCGACAGTCGATATTGTCGGTCATACGATGTTGCCATTAACCGCACATATCGCATTTGATTCAAAAGGAGTGGCCACACAAGAGATCCATGTGGGTGTTACGTCCGAAAGCCCTCTGGTGAAAACCGCTGAGATTGTGTTTACTTCTGAAACTGGTGGGATACTAAAGGTTGACCTTGAGCCTGGCTACAAAGCTGGCAATGGCACGACACAACATCAGATTTCTATGCTGGCCTGCTTTGATGAGTATTGTAATGAGCATGTTCCTGGCTCACCAATTAACGCAACGATTAACTATAGTGTTGAGCTAAACGAACAGGCGATCCTGTTAGAGGATGAGGCGATCCACTACCACGCGGCAACCAACGCTCTCGTAGATAATAACCTCAAGCAGCGTACCATCCGTCTTAGCGGTAACCATGGCGATCAGCTCAAGCTATCACGCTCAGAAGGTGAAGTGCGGGTCAATCAGCTCTCCATGACACCAAAAGCCTATGATGTGTACACAGCCTTAATTGACTTAAAGTTGCCACATAACCTTGCTGTTGGCGACTATAGCGGCGATTTAGAACTCAATGTATGTTACGACGAGCAGTGTGACTACCCTGTAGCAGGTAGCCCACTTCAGGTGCCAATGGACTTTGTGATTGAAACGCCAACACAAACCGGAAGTAACGCGCTAGCAGTGAACGAGCGCTTGAAGTTCGAGTATGAAGTGTTACAAGCTGCCTACGTTCCAGGCTTAAATCTGTTAGTTATGACCTCGGATTCTCCAACTAACCAGTTGTATGTATATGATTTAGCAACGGGTGAGACACACAGCTTTAGCCTTTCCAACCAACCCGTCTCTCTGACTGTTGATACTCTTGCCAAACAAGGTCGAGTTGTTGTCGCGACGGAATATCAAGCTGAAGTATTTGATTTTAATTCCGCAGATTTAGCGACGCCAACCCGCCAACATATCTCGACGAGTTATAACGCTCCAAGTATTGCTGTGCGTCGTGATGATCTGTTTGCTGCTGGTTCAAACCTGGAGAAGATCGATATTTCCACGAAAAGTAGTAAGATCTCTGAAGGAGTGGACTGGTACTCCCCCGATATTAAACTGGGTAGTAACGGAGAGGTATTGTTAGGTTTGGAGGCCAACCTTTCGCCACAAAGTTTTAGCGGCGTATTCGTTGAGTCAGGGCAATGGAATTTGCCGAATACCGAAGATGAGTACCATGGAGACCATTCACATGGGGGAGTATTCTGGTTTGATAAAGCAGGTGAACACTATATCGACGGCGACGGCAACTACTATACGCTAAAAGATGGCAACCGCTTAGATCTGAAGTGGGCAGGTAAACTTCCGTTATCTGAATTGAGTGGCACTTACCGACCATCAATCACTGCGTTTATTGATACAGGCAGTGAGTATGTTATTGCTGAAGGTGAGCAAAGTCGCCAGCTCCGTGTGATTGACAAAATGAGCGACACCGTCACGGAAAGTTTTGCAGCAACCAATCGTGAAGTTTCGTGGGGAGATAAAGAAGAGCACATTCAGTTTGCTTTTGTCGCTGATGGCGGAGAGATCTACATGATTAAATCACTGAATGACTACACGACTAGTTGGGAATATGCGCAACCTGAACTGGTACGAGTTAAGTAA
- a CDS encoding YebG family protein produces MAVIVKYVVERNGEEKMTFTSKAEADAYDKMLDMADELFSLLGKSELLEEEGKQEDLAMFLAQNKEEVLYALGAKRRPAPKKAKKLEAVEEDRNEDAA; encoded by the coding sequence ATGGCTGTAATAGTCAAGTACGTGGTAGAACGCAATGGAGAAGAGAAAATGACTTTTACCTCTAAAGCGGAAGCTGACGCCTATGACAAAATGCTGGATATGGCGGACGAGCTATTCTCTCTGCTAGGTAAGAGTGAACTTCTTGAAGAGGAAGGTAAGCAGGAAGATCTTGCCATGTTCCTTGCGCAAAACAAAGAAGAAGTGCTTTATGCATTAGGTGCAAAACGTAGACCTGCACCAAAGAAAGCTAAGAAACTTGAAGCTGTCGAAGAAGACAGAAACGAAGACGCCGCTTAA
- a CDS encoding LysR family transcriptional regulator, whose translation MASHISLKQLKVFTTITQHNTLTAASESLFLSKAAVSMALSELEKQIGHHLFDRVNNRLILNQEGQKLLPLADELLNRAKDIESIFEGDHALSGQLRIGASDTIGNQVAPYLLSAFRQHTNHRSQSLFISNSAQICDKLTDYELDIALIEGKTLHPELQSSQFSEDEMCVICPPDYPAAHEGMMNLAELEKSEWILREAGSGSREFFLRVIAPRLEQWHEAFQLNTTEALINSVSAGLGLGCLSRLSADPAIREGRVKVLEMPLDMKRRFWLLVHKEKYQSPLLKTFIEFCQSWQSPVNNK comes from the coding sequence ATGGCCAGTCATATCTCGCTCAAACAACTCAAGGTGTTTACCACCATCACTCAACACAACACGCTGACGGCCGCCTCCGAGAGCCTCTTCCTTTCTAAAGCGGCGGTAAGTATGGCGTTGTCTGAACTGGAAAAGCAGATTGGACATCACCTGTTCGATCGGGTCAACAACCGTTTAATCCTCAATCAAGAAGGGCAAAAACTGCTGCCTTTGGCGGACGAACTGTTAAACCGAGCCAAAGATATCGAAAGCATTTTTGAAGGCGACCATGCCCTGTCCGGTCAGCTGCGAATCGGGGCAAGTGATACAATTGGTAATCAAGTCGCGCCCTACCTTCTGAGCGCGTTTCGCCAACACACCAATCACCGCTCACAAAGCTTGTTTATTTCCAACTCGGCGCAAATATGTGACAAATTGACTGACTATGAGCTGGATATCGCCCTAATCGAAGGTAAAACGCTGCACCCCGAACTTCAGTCTTCACAATTTAGTGAAGATGAGATGTGCGTGATCTGCCCGCCAGATTATCCCGCAGCGCACGAAGGCATGATGAACCTGGCAGAGCTGGAAAAAAGCGAATGGATATTGCGCGAGGCAGGGTCAGGTTCACGTGAGTTTTTTTTACGTGTCATCGCACCTCGTCTAGAGCAGTGGCACGAGGCATTTCAACTCAATACCACTGAAGCACTCATCAACTCCGTATCTGCAGGTTTAGGGCTTGGCTGTTTGTCACGTTTATCAGCCGATCCGGCAATTCGCGAAGGCCGTGTAAAGGTTCTTGAAATGCCGCTGGATATGAAACGTCGATTCTGGCTATTAGTGCACAAAGAAAAATATCAAAGTCCACTGCTAAAAACCTTTATCGAGTTTTGCCAGAGTTGGCAGTCTCCCGTAAATAATAAATAG
- a CDS encoding mechanosensitive ion channel domain-containing protein, producing the protein MDYITDYYHSFLDSVSSTETYSQIGIILCIYLLAFIVANRVYKYAPILRNPPLPASNFPIRHLIYRCGKLLFPILAIVLLRLSLEFSQFYIEDGWVIKVAFAVAVLLLFHSFISLVITNPLVATVFRWIGMPIIIFYGVGVLDDIIDVLESMSINLGNIHISAYGLARTLIFGSLLFWLGRVSNATGQTIIRKQKSLDFRTREIVAKVFEVALFFTVILLILQLMGINLTTLAVFGGAVGVGLGFGLQAIASNFISGIIIIFDRSISVGDYIELEDGRTGVVTELNMRSTTLETFDGKDIVVPNEKFISSSFTNWTHKNTKQRYRVDFSVAYKTDVRSMVELIKEAVASHPQVLSGPKVPFEERPDCEIDSFGDSGINMFVEFWMEGIDDGRNRVGGDLLLIILETLQDNGIEIPFPQRDIRVVSTDDIDELHRKR; encoded by the coding sequence ATGGATTACATTACTGACTACTACCACTCTTTTCTTGACTCCGTCTCCAGCACAGAAACCTACAGCCAAATTGGTATTATCTTATGTATCTATTTACTGGCTTTTATCGTCGCTAATCGTGTTTATAAGTATGCTCCCATCCTGAGAAATCCCCCTCTACCTGCAAGTAATTTTCCTATTCGCCACTTAATCTACCGTTGCGGCAAGCTGTTATTCCCCATATTAGCAATAGTACTGCTTCGGCTTTCGCTCGAATTCAGCCAGTTCTACATTGAGGATGGCTGGGTAATCAAAGTCGCGTTTGCGGTGGCTGTTCTGCTACTTTTTCACTCTTTCATCAGTCTGGTTATCACCAACCCACTGGTTGCAACCGTTTTTCGCTGGATTGGTATGCCGATTATTATTTTTTATGGCGTTGGCGTACTCGACGACATCATAGATGTACTTGAATCGATGTCGATAAACTTGGGAAACATACATATATCGGCCTATGGCTTAGCCAGAACATTAATTTTTGGTTCATTACTTTTCTGGCTTGGACGCGTATCAAACGCAACAGGCCAAACCATCATCCGCAAACAAAAGTCTTTAGATTTTCGTACCCGAGAAATCGTCGCTAAGGTATTTGAAGTTGCACTTTTCTTCACCGTTATCCTACTGATCCTGCAACTTATGGGCATCAATCTGACGACGTTAGCCGTGTTTGGCGGTGCTGTCGGCGTCGGGTTGGGTTTTGGTTTGCAGGCCATTGCCTCCAACTTTATTTCCGGGATTATCATTATATTCGACCGTTCTATTTCAGTCGGTGATTACATTGAGCTTGAAGATGGCCGGACCGGGGTGGTGACCGAACTAAATATGCGCTCAACTACCTTAGAAACCTTTGATGGGAAAGATATTGTTGTTCCCAACGAGAAGTTCATCTCCAGCTCTTTTACCAACTGGACGCATAAAAATACCAAACAGCGTTATCGCGTCGATTTCTCCGTCGCCTATAAAACCGATGTTCGTAGTATGGTTGAGTTAATAAAAGAAGCAGTCGCATCCCACCCACAGGTATTAAGTGGTCCTAAAGTTCCATTTGAAGAGCGACCAGATTGTGAAATAGATAGCTTTGGTGACTCCGGGATCAATATGTTTGTCGAGTTCTGGATGGAAGGCATTGACGACGGTCGTAATCGGGTTGGAGGAGACCTACTGCTGATCATTCTCGAAACTCTGCAAGACAATGGAATTGAAATCCCATTCCCACAACGAGATATTCGTGTGGTGTCGACCGATGATATCGACGAGCTGCATCGCAAGCGCTAG
- the recC gene encoding exodeoxyribonuclease V subunit gamma produces MFTVYHSNQVDVLKSLLVELIRLSPLENPFEKEQILVQSPGMSQWLKMELAKEFGVAANIDFPLPATFIWEMFTQVLPDVPKRSAFNKEAMTWKLMHLLPGLLNQETFSPLAQYLKDDSDNSKLYQLAEKVADIFDGYLVYRPEWIANWEAGQSVPELEDEHPWQPILWQALYDHTVSLGQSPYHRANLYEHFIDTLENFNSNFDHLPKRLFVFGISSLPPRYMDALKAIGEHIDVHLMFTNPCRYYWGEVRDRKYLARLAARHRQHVVWQDDHSETQGETEQLKGSVEDNVLDELHTDVVGNSLLASMGKLGRDNMYLLSQLESHEIEAFVDVDRDSLLHQLQADILNLEEHQDDQQIEHSGHKQVVSLGDKSLSLHACHSPMREVEVLHDQLLAMFDADPSLKPRDIIVMVADINAYSPAIQAVFGNAPGERFIPYSISDRTADQESPILAAFMHLVNLPNTRCLASELLELLETPAILKRFELSEDDFLQAKQWVEASGIRWGLDANTGREFELPETRQNTWQFGIQRMLLGYAMPESAGLFETEQGSLSPYNEVQGMGAELAGKLAHFIQQVSTYRSKLAHVQTIDGWRETLVTLLDDFFSVELEGEMALKSIRDTLSQLKEQLADAAFEEALSPAIISQYLQDKLSGTRVSQRFLAGQVNFCTLMPMRSIPFRTVCLLGMNDGVYPRSMPPEGFDLMTGRTKPGDRSRRDDDRYLFLEAMLSAQQTLYISYVGRSIQDNTERVPSVLVSELMEYCHQNYCLGGDEGLLVDDSGDNLLKALVNTHAMVPFSPSAFQGMHSSYAKEWIPAALTQSSQSQGYVRHDFNRALDDYLLGATFPLELDLVELQRFWRLPVQYFFNRRLKVVFEPPLPVMEDDEPFVLGGLESYQMRDELLETLLETTLMQPEKKTDVLKHFMSQQRAQGKLPVGAFGDIEFETNRVQAEELVDKLAFLSGAPQDDLEIDLTFDALFEGNEGDEKKVRLTGWLTQCYQSGLIRYRSGRVRSQDYLAAWIDHLAMSASGHAKKTHIIGYDRKEGAVHLIYPEIADASYAKQLLTELVRLFFEGMTKPLPYFPQTALACVEAGFSRGQWADDEEKSLKKMADTFNDGYMSTGEGNNAYIARIWSAWSDNLATEVRLLTALVLQGARLVVQDADDIKE; encoded by the coding sequence TTGTTTACTGTTTATCACTCCAATCAAGTCGACGTTCTTAAATCACTTCTTGTTGAACTGATTCGACTTAGTCCGCTGGAAAACCCGTTCGAAAAAGAACAAATTCTGGTGCAAAGCCCAGGTATGTCTCAGTGGCTGAAAATGGAACTGGCCAAAGAGTTTGGTGTGGCGGCGAACATCGATTTTCCGCTGCCCGCGACTTTTATTTGGGAAATGTTCACCCAGGTATTACCTGATGTGCCAAAACGCAGTGCATTTAACAAAGAAGCCATGACGTGGAAGTTGATGCACCTGTTGCCAGGGCTTCTAAACCAAGAGACGTTTTCACCGTTGGCGCAATATCTCAAAGACGACAGTGATAACTCCAAGCTGTATCAGCTGGCTGAGAAAGTTGCCGACATTTTTGATGGCTACCTGGTATACCGTCCGGAATGGATCGCCAACTGGGAAGCGGGTCAGAGTGTGCCAGAGCTGGAAGACGAACATCCGTGGCAGCCAATTTTGTGGCAAGCATTGTACGATCACACGGTCTCGCTGGGGCAATCTCCTTATCATCGTGCCAACCTTTATGAACATTTTATCGACACGTTAGAGAACTTTAACAGCAACTTCGACCATTTGCCCAAGCGTTTGTTTGTTTTTGGTATCTCCTCTTTACCACCACGTTACATGGATGCGCTAAAAGCGATTGGTGAACACATCGACGTACATTTGATGTTTACCAACCCATGTCGTTACTACTGGGGTGAGGTTCGAGATCGCAAGTATCTGGCTCGTTTGGCTGCGAGACATCGTCAACATGTGGTATGGCAGGATGATCACTCCGAAACGCAAGGTGAAACCGAGCAGCTGAAAGGGTCTGTAGAAGACAATGTGCTCGATGAACTGCACACCGATGTGGTCGGAAACAGTCTATTGGCTTCGATGGGCAAACTTGGCCGCGACAACATGTATCTGCTTTCTCAGCTGGAGTCCCATGAGATTGAAGCGTTTGTTGATGTCGATCGAGACAGTCTGCTCCATCAACTGCAAGCAGATATTTTAAACCTTGAAGAACACCAGGACGACCAGCAGATTGAGCATAGTGGCCACAAGCAAGTGGTTAGTCTGGGCGACAAATCGCTAAGTCTACACGCTTGTCACAGCCCAATGCGTGAAGTTGAAGTGCTTCATGATCAACTTCTGGCGATGTTCGATGCCGATCCGAGCTTAAAGCCACGCGATATTATCGTCATGGTGGCGGACATCAACGCCTACAGTCCCGCGATTCAGGCAGTATTTGGTAATGCGCCGGGTGAGCGTTTTATTCCGTATTCGATTTCAGACCGAACGGCGGATCAGGAGAGCCCGATTCTTGCGGCATTTATGCATTTGGTCAATTTACCCAATACGCGCTGCTTGGCATCGGAATTACTTGAACTGCTGGAAACTCCGGCGATCTTGAAGCGTTTTGAGCTCAGTGAAGACGATTTCTTACAAGCCAAACAGTGGGTTGAAGCCTCGGGTATTCGTTGGGGATTGGATGCCAATACCGGACGCGAATTTGAACTGCCGGAAACGCGTCAAAACACCTGGCAGTTTGGCATTCAGCGAATGTTACTGGGTTATGCGATGCCAGAATCCGCAGGCTTGTTTGAAACCGAGCAAGGCAGTTTATCTCCTTACAACGAAGTGCAAGGCATGGGCGCAGAGCTTGCGGGCAAGTTAGCGCACTTTATCCAACAAGTTAGCACCTATCGCAGCAAACTCGCCCATGTTCAGACGATTGATGGCTGGCGAGAAACGTTAGTTACACTGTTGGATGACTTCTTCTCCGTCGAGTTGGAAGGCGAAATGGCGCTCAAATCCATTCGCGATACGCTTAGCCAACTGAAAGAACAGCTCGCCGATGCCGCATTCGAAGAGGCATTGTCACCAGCAATCATCAGCCAATATTTGCAAGATAAACTGTCCGGTACGCGAGTCAGCCAGCGTTTCCTTGCCGGACAAGTGAACTTCTGTACCCTGATGCCAATGCGTTCGATTCCATTTAGAACGGTCTGTCTGCTCGGAATGAATGATGGCGTGTATCCGCGTTCCATGCCGCCGGAAGGTTTTGACTTGATGACGGGTAGAACCAAGCCGGGTGACCGTTCACGACGAGATGATGACCGCTATCTATTTCTCGAAGCGATGCTTTCCGCACAGCAAACGCTGTACATCAGTTATGTCGGTCGTTCGATTCAAGACAACACCGAGCGCGTACCGTCAGTGCTGGTTTCTGAGTTGATGGAATACTGTCACCAAAATTACTGTTTAGGTGGTGATGAAGGTTTACTGGTTGATGATTCTGGTGACAACTTGTTGAAAGCGCTGGTCAATACGCATGCCATGGTGCCGTTTAGCCCAAGTGCCTTTCAGGGGATGCATTCCAGCTACGCCAAAGAGTGGATTCCGGCGGCGTTAACCCAAAGTAGCCAATCTCAAGGCTACGTTCGTCATGACTTTAATCGCGCATTGGACGATTATCTGCTGGGAGCCACGTTCCCACTAGAGCTTGATTTAGTCGAGCTGCAACGTTTCTGGCGTTTACCGGTACAGTACTTTTTTAATCGCCGATTAAAAGTGGTATTTGAGCCACCATTGCCAGTCATGGAAGACGATGAGCCATTTGTACTCGGTGGCCTGGAAAGCTATCAAATGCGTGATGAGCTATTAGAAACCTTGCTCGAAACCACGTTGATGCAACCAGAAAAGAAAACAGATGTGCTTAAGCACTTTATGAGTCAACAACGTGCGCAAGGTAAGTTACCAGTCGGTGCGTTTGGTGATATCGAGTTTGAAACCAACCGAGTTCAGGCTGAAGAGCTGGTGGACAAACTGGCGTTTTTATCTGGCGCACCACAAGATGATTTAGAAATCGATCTGACCTTTGACGCGTTATTCGAAGGCAATGAAGGCGATGAGAAAAAAGTTCGCCTGACTGGCTGGCTTACTCAGTGTTACCAATCCGGATTGATTCGCTACCGAAGTGGCAGGGTGCGATCGCAGGATTATCTGGCAGCTTGGATTGATCACCTTGCCATGTCAGCCTCTGGCCATGCCAAGAAAACCCATATTATTGGCTATGACCGCAAAGAAGGTGCGGTTCATTTAATCTACCCGGAAATTGCTGATGCATCGTATGCCAAGCAATTACTTACGGAATTGGTTCGTCTGTTCTTCGAAGGTATGACTAAGCCTTTGCCCTATTTCCCCCAAACCGCTTTGGCATGTGTTGAAGCTGGCTTTAGTCGTGGACAGTGGGCTGACGACGAAGAGAAATCTTTAAAGAAAATGGCAGATACATTCAATGATGGCTACATGAGCACGGGTGAGGGCAATAACGCTTATATTGCGCGAATTTGGTCTGCGTGGAGTGATAACTTAGCCACAGAAGTACGCTTGTTAACGGCGTTGGTTCTGCAAGGCGCTCGATTAGTCGTGCAAGATGCAGATGATATAAAAGAATAA